In Mycolicibacterium phocaicum, one DNA window encodes the following:
- a CDS encoding ABC transporter ATP-binding protein, producing MSTESWRGQTVDKAEDLPIDESVSRRREARALLGSLLKPYRLAVLLLGLVVVVENGARLSVPLLVQRGIDRGIPPIVQGGPARELLQIVAALCGVVVLQATFRLFFLNRSGRIGQKVLLELRRRVYRQFQRLDVAFHDRYTSGRVVSRSTNDIEAIQTMLSTGFDSLITAILTLGGTAVLLVTLDVRLGLMCLAAFPLLVLLVAWFRRESSKTYRTVRERAALVIVQFVETMTGIKAVQAYRREPRNQEIFDDVVDDYRVINERTMTLLAVFMPGVKLVGNVTTAVVLLYGGYLVLHGQMTIGTLTAFLLYLRMFFEPMQEISQFFNSFQSAASALEKLAGVLGQQPAIMDPTDPVELTTVKGDIAFHGVSFGYTPDRPVLPELNLTVPAGQTVALVGATGAGKTTIAKLIARFYDPVTGTVTLDGIDLRSIGQTELRQHVVMVTQENFMFAGTVADNIRFGRPGATDAEIRAAAEAVGADRFIDNLPDGYDTDVANRGGRLSAGQRQLVAFARAFLADPKVLILDEATSSLDIPTERLVQRALATVLAGRTALVIAHRLSTVQSADRVLVLDGGRIVEDGAPDDLVAQNGRYAALHRAWVDSLA from the coding sequence ATGAGCACCGAGAGCTGGCGCGGCCAGACGGTCGACAAGGCCGAGGACCTGCCCATCGACGAGAGCGTCTCGCGTCGCCGTGAAGCGCGGGCGCTGCTGGGTTCATTGTTGAAGCCGTACCGGCTCGCAGTCCTGCTGCTGGGCCTGGTCGTGGTGGTGGAAAACGGTGCGCGGCTGTCTGTTCCGCTGCTCGTCCAGCGCGGCATCGACCGCGGCATCCCACCGATCGTGCAGGGTGGCCCGGCCCGCGAACTGCTGCAGATCGTCGCCGCCCTGTGCGGTGTCGTGGTGCTGCAGGCCACCTTCCGGTTGTTCTTCCTGAACCGTTCGGGCCGGATCGGGCAGAAGGTGCTGCTCGAACTGCGCCGCCGGGTGTATCGACAGTTCCAGCGGCTCGACGTCGCCTTCCACGACCGCTACACGTCGGGCCGCGTGGTGAGCCGGTCCACCAACGACATCGAAGCCATCCAGACCATGCTGTCGACGGGTTTCGACAGCCTCATCACCGCAATCCTCACCCTGGGCGGCACCGCGGTCCTGCTCGTCACGCTCGATGTGCGCCTCGGGCTGATGTGCCTGGCCGCATTCCCGCTCCTGGTGTTGCTGGTCGCCTGGTTCCGGCGCGAGTCGTCCAAGACGTACCGCACCGTCCGGGAACGCGCGGCGCTGGTCATCGTGCAGTTCGTCGAAACCATGACGGGCATCAAGGCCGTGCAGGCCTACCGGCGCGAGCCGCGCAATCAGGAGATCTTCGACGACGTCGTCGACGACTACCGCGTCATCAACGAACGCACCATGACCCTGCTCGCGGTGTTCATGCCCGGCGTCAAACTCGTCGGCAACGTCACCACCGCGGTGGTGCTGCTGTACGGCGGCTACCTGGTGCTGCACGGGCAGATGACGATCGGCACGCTGACGGCCTTCCTGCTGTACCTGCGCATGTTCTTCGAACCGATGCAGGAGATTTCGCAGTTCTTCAACAGCTTCCAGTCCGCGGCGTCGGCGCTGGAGAAGCTGGCCGGCGTGCTGGGTCAGCAGCCGGCGATCATGGACCCCACCGACCCGGTCGAGCTGACGACGGTCAAGGGCGACATCGCTTTTCACGGCGTCAGCTTCGGCTACACCCCGGACCGTCCGGTGCTGCCCGAACTGAATCTGACGGTGCCCGCGGGGCAGACCGTCGCCCTCGTCGGTGCCACCGGTGCGGGCAAGACGACCATCGCCAAGCTCATCGCGCGCTTCTATGACCCGGTCACCGGCACGGTCACCCTCGACGGCATCGACCTGCGGTCCATCGGCCAAACCGAGCTGCGCCAGCACGTCGTGATGGTGACGCAGGAGAACTTCATGTTCGCCGGCACCGTCGCCGACAACATCCGGTTCGGGCGGCCCGGCGCCACCGACGCCGAGATCCGCGCGGCCGCGGAAGCCGTTGGCGCGGACCGGTTCATCGACAACCTGCCGGACGGCTACGACACCGACGTCGCGAACCGGGGCGGACGGTTGTCGGCAGGCCAACGCCAGTTGGTCGCGTTCGCGCGTGCCTTCCTGGCCGATCCCAAAGTGCTGATCCTGGACGAGGCGACGTCGTCGCTGGACATCCCGACCGAGCGGCTGGTGCAGCGCGCGCTGGCCACCGTGCTGGCCGGGCGGACCGCGCTCGTGATCGCGCACCGACTCTCCACGGTGCAGTCCGCGGACCGGGTCCTGGTGCTCGACGGCGGGCGCATCGTCGAGGACGGCGCGCCCGACGATCTGGTCGCGCAGAACGGTCGGTATGCGGCGCTGCACCGCGCCTGGGTCGACTCGCTGGCCTGA
- a CDS encoding ABC transporter ATP-binding protein — protein MSDVAQPLHSAPAIAPVPQRRRASTDLLRLLPYLGPYRGRWGAMLLTACAGLGVTVAIPLMTKAVIDGPVRHQDQHGLWVLGSAALALGLLEAVLWFIRRWLGARATMGVEADIRKELYARLQILPMSFHRQWQSGQLLSRVMNDLGTIRQFLGFGLLFLVLNSIQIVVVTAILLAMYWPLGVVVLASVVPVSVTVFRFERQFSRLSRLAQDQSGHVATHVEESALGLRVIKSFGREDYVYQRFDERATDLYDAEVGKVAVSARFWTLLEVIPNLTLILVLGFGAYAVGHDLVTMGTLVAFITMMLSLVWPIASLGFLLSMMQESMTAADRVAEIFDAPVDVTDGPVTTVPRGGHLELRDVGFRFPDAAPDDWALRHVSVTVEPGQTLALVGATGSGKSVLAALFSRLYDVTEGAILLDGRDIRELSLPALRTAVATAFEDPTLFSMSVAENLALGRGADNPATYDEIREAIDIAAAQFVYDLPFGLDTRIGEQGMSLSGGQRQRLSLARAILAAPSLLVLDDTLSALDMHTEAEVTVALRRVLTSVTGIVVAHRASTVLLADRVALLQDGTITRIGTHAELLAEAPEYRYLLSADDELDDGCERSCDWEQDAERERLEQLYLEQTDESEEVRRR, from the coding sequence GTGTCTGATGTAGCCCAGCCCCTGCACTCGGCCCCGGCGATCGCTCCGGTGCCGCAGCGTCGGCGTGCGTCGACGGACCTGCTGCGCCTGCTGCCGTACCTCGGCCCCTACCGCGGTCGCTGGGGCGCCATGCTGCTCACCGCGTGCGCCGGTCTGGGCGTGACGGTCGCGATTCCGCTGATGACCAAGGCCGTGATCGACGGTCCGGTGCGGCATCAGGATCAGCACGGCCTGTGGGTTCTCGGTTCGGCGGCGCTCGCATTGGGCCTCCTCGAGGCGGTGCTGTGGTTCATCCGGCGCTGGCTCGGGGCGCGGGCGACCATGGGCGTCGAGGCCGACATCCGCAAAGAGCTCTACGCGCGGCTGCAGATCCTGCCCATGTCGTTCCACCGGCAGTGGCAGTCCGGGCAATTGCTGTCCCGGGTGATGAACGACCTTGGCACCATTCGCCAATTTCTCGGGTTCGGCCTGCTGTTCCTGGTGCTCAACTCGATTCAGATCGTCGTGGTCACGGCCATCCTGCTCGCCATGTACTGGCCGCTGGGTGTGGTGGTCCTGGCCTCTGTGGTGCCGGTGTCGGTGACGGTCTTCAGATTCGAACGGCAGTTCAGCCGGCTGTCGCGGCTGGCGCAGGACCAATCCGGCCATGTCGCAACGCATGTCGAGGAGTCGGCGCTGGGCCTGCGCGTGATCAAGTCGTTCGGCCGGGAGGACTACGTCTACCAGCGGTTCGACGAGCGGGCGACGGACCTCTACGACGCCGAGGTCGGCAAGGTGGCGGTATCGGCCCGGTTCTGGACGCTGCTCGAGGTCATCCCGAATCTCACGCTCATCCTGGTGCTCGGATTCGGCGCGTACGCGGTCGGCCACGACCTGGTCACCATGGGCACGCTCGTCGCGTTCATCACCATGATGCTGTCGCTGGTGTGGCCCATCGCGTCGCTGGGCTTCCTGCTGTCGATGATGCAGGAGTCGATGACCGCGGCCGATCGCGTCGCCGAGATCTTCGACGCGCCAGTGGATGTCACCGACGGCCCGGTCACCACCGTGCCGCGCGGCGGACACCTCGAATTGCGTGACGTCGGCTTCCGGTTCCCCGACGCCGCACCCGACGACTGGGCGCTGCGCCACGTGTCGGTGACGGTCGAACCCGGGCAGACATTGGCGTTGGTCGGCGCCACCGGCTCCGGGAAATCGGTTCTGGCCGCGTTGTTCTCACGGCTGTACGACGTCACCGAGGGCGCGATCCTGCTCGACGGCCGGGACATCCGCGAGCTGTCGCTGCCCGCCCTGCGGACCGCCGTGGCCACCGCGTTCGAAGATCCGACGCTGTTCTCGATGTCCGTCGCCGAGAACCTCGCCCTCGGTCGTGGCGCCGACAATCCCGCCACCTACGACGAGATTCGCGAAGCCATCGACATCGCCGCCGCCCAGTTCGTCTACGACCTGCCGTTCGGGCTGGACACCCGCATCGGCGAGCAGGGGATGAGCCTGTCCGGCGGTCAGCGGCAACGCCTTTCGCTGGCCCGCGCGATCCTCGCCGCGCCGTCGCTGCTGGTGCTCGATGACACCCTGTCGGCCCTGGACATGCACACCGAAGCGGAGGTCACCGTCGCGCTCCGGCGGGTGCTGACGTCGGTGACGGGCATCGTGGTGGCGCACCGGGCGTCGACTGTCCTGCTGGCCGATCGGGTGGCACTGCTCCAGGACGGCACGATCACCCGCATCGGCACGCACGCCGAGTTGCTGGCGGAGGCACCCGAATACCGCTATCTGTTGTCGGCCGACGACGAGCTCGACGACGGCTGCGAGCGCAGCTGCGATTGGGAGCAGGACGCCGAACGCGAGCGGCTCGAGCAGCTGTATCTCGAGCAGACCGATGAGTCCGAAGAGGTGCGCCGCCGATGA